From Microbacterium croceum, a single genomic window includes:
- a CDS encoding SDR family NAD(P)-dependent oxidoreductase has protein sequence MNLELDDKKVFVSGSTQGIGFAVAAACASEGAAVVLNGRSPERVADAVARLRSEVPEADVSGIAADLSDAAEVHALIEELGHVDVLVNNAGIFDVVPFAELDDAAWTRSFDVNVLGAVRLSRQLLPAMLAEGWGRIIFVGTESAVDVPADMIHYGASKAAALAVANGLAKLTRGTGVTVNTVLGGPTYSDGVSSQVEQIAAANAVSVRDLKSSLVRDTSLLQRFIEPAEIAHLVAYLASPLSSATNGAALRADGGVLTTML, from the coding sequence GTGAATCTCGAACTCGATGACAAGAAGGTCTTCGTCAGCGGCTCCACGCAGGGCATCGGCTTCGCGGTGGCCGCTGCCTGCGCGTCCGAGGGGGCAGCGGTCGTGCTCAACGGGCGCTCGCCGGAGCGGGTCGCAGACGCCGTCGCGAGGCTGCGTTCAGAGGTGCCGGAGGCGGATGTGTCCGGCATCGCCGCCGACCTCTCGGATGCCGCGGAAGTGCACGCGCTGATCGAGGAGCTCGGCCACGTCGATGTGCTGGTCAACAACGCGGGCATCTTCGATGTCGTGCCTTTCGCGGAGCTCGATGACGCGGCGTGGACGCGTTCGTTCGATGTCAACGTCCTGGGCGCCGTTCGGCTGTCGCGTCAGCTCCTGCCGGCAATGCTCGCCGAGGGGTGGGGTCGGATCATCTTCGTCGGCACCGAGTCGGCGGTCGATGTTCCAGCCGACATGATTCACTACGGGGCTTCGAAGGCCGCGGCGCTCGCGGTCGCGAACGGCCTCGCCAAGCTGACGCGGGGCACCGGGGTCACGGTCAACACCGTGCTCGGCGGTCCCACGTACTCCGACGGCGTCTCGAGTCAGGTGGAACAGATCGCCGCAGCGAACGCGGTGTCCGTCCGCGACCTGAAGAGCTCACTGGTCCGCGACACGTCGCTTCTTCAGCGGTTCATCGAGCCGGCGGAGATCGCGCACTTGGTGGCCTATCTCGCCAGTCCCTTGTCGTCAGCGACCAACGGTGCGGCTCTGCGCGCCGACGGCGGGGTTCTCACGACCATGCTCTGA
- a CDS encoding GNAT family N-acetyltransferase, with the protein MLSVSLERARELELVGEERVDPADLSARMERVGISFNDPDHLFYLALEGQAVLLSESFGAETRQLTAADASVFEDFASEAPEEDLDEAFVELDHWLVFGTFIDDRLVSAASMYPWSGTRLADLGVITLPAFRGRGLGRVTVRAMSAEALRRGYEPQYRCQLDNAASVALALASGFTRLGAWEVIDTGE; encoded by the coding sequence GTGCTCTCGGTCTCGCTCGAGCGGGCGAGGGAGCTCGAGCTCGTTGGCGAGGAGCGCGTCGACCCGGCTGATCTCTCCGCACGGATGGAGCGCGTGGGAATCTCTTTCAACGATCCGGATCATCTCTTCTACCTGGCACTCGAAGGCCAGGCAGTTCTTCTCAGCGAGAGTTTCGGTGCCGAGACGCGCCAGCTCACTGCCGCGGACGCGTCGGTTTTCGAGGACTTCGCAAGCGAAGCGCCCGAGGAGGACCTCGACGAAGCGTTCGTCGAACTCGACCATTGGCTCGTGTTCGGAACGTTCATCGACGACAGGTTGGTGAGTGCGGCGAGCATGTACCCGTGGAGCGGAACGCGCCTCGCTGATCTCGGAGTGATCACGCTCCCCGCGTTCCGTGGTCGTGGGCTGGGCCGCGTGACTGTCCGAGCGATGAGTGCAGAGGCACTGCGGCGAGGATACGAACCGCAGTATCGCTGTCAGCTCGACAACGCTGCCTCGGTCGCGCTCGCGCTCGCATCGGGATTCACTCGTCTAGGCGCGTGGGAAGTCATCGACACGGGTGAATGA
- a CDS encoding PadR family transcriptional regulator: protein MAKLTRVTAPTLDVVQVLLGSADPIWGLALAKEVDRAPGTVYPILSRLEELGWIVGDWEGESDHSGPRRRYYRLTDEGRVEAAALVAARARRVVSAPTPRLAFGVSG, encoded by the coding sequence ATGGCGAAGCTGACACGGGTCACGGCACCCACTCTCGACGTGGTGCAGGTACTGCTCGGATCCGCGGATCCGATCTGGGGGCTCGCGTTGGCCAAGGAGGTGGACCGCGCACCCGGAACGGTGTATCCGATCCTCTCCCGGCTCGAGGAGCTCGGGTGGATCGTCGGCGACTGGGAGGGGGAGTCCGATCATTCAGGACCGCGCCGCCGGTACTACCGCCTCACGGATGAGGGACGCGTGGAGGCGGCCGCGCTCGTGGCGGCGCGTGCTCGCCGGGTCGTGTCGGCGCCGACGCCGCGACTCGCCTTCGGGGTCTCGGGATGA
- a CDS encoding sugar kinase, with protein MTRPAVVTLGETMALVRTTEIGSLRHASELRLGIGGAESNVAIGLARLGAAVSWLGRVGDDSLGERVAREIRGEGIEVHAVVDADAPTGLMVKEKPSVSSTAVHYYRAGSAGSRLSASDLPDGWVEDAALLHLTGITPLLSESARDTVHAALDQAKAAGVTVSFDINYRSALGSAAVAGPVLREIAERADIVFGGAEELAILYPEAAPEESPALLHAAGCAAVVVKLGPKGAAVHIGDRVITSPGFVIDVVDTVGAGDAFVAGYLSALLDGADTDALLRRANACGAMACLVPGDWEAAPTLRELDRFLTGDADPVRR; from the coding sequence ATGACTCGACCTGCGGTGGTCACACTCGGCGAGACCATGGCGCTGGTGCGTACGACCGAGATCGGTTCTCTGCGCCACGCCTCCGAGCTGCGTCTCGGCATCGGCGGAGCGGAGAGCAACGTCGCGATCGGACTGGCTCGGCTCGGCGCCGCGGTGTCGTGGCTGGGCCGTGTCGGCGACGACTCTCTCGGTGAGCGAGTGGCGCGGGAGATCCGCGGCGAGGGCATCGAGGTGCACGCGGTCGTCGACGCGGATGCCCCGACCGGACTCATGGTCAAGGAGAAGCCGTCGGTCTCATCGACCGCCGTCCACTACTACCGGGCGGGGTCCGCGGGGTCGCGGCTGTCCGCCTCCGATCTCCCGGACGGCTGGGTCGAAGACGCCGCGCTGCTGCACCTCACCGGCATCACACCGCTGCTGTCGGAATCGGCCAGGGATACCGTGCACGCGGCCCTGGATCAGGCGAAAGCCGCGGGCGTGACCGTGAGCTTCGACATCAACTACCGGTCCGCACTGGGTTCGGCGGCAGTCGCAGGGCCCGTGCTCCGCGAGATCGCCGAGCGGGCCGACATCGTGTTCGGTGGGGCCGAGGAACTCGCCATCCTGTACCCGGAGGCGGCGCCCGAGGAGTCTCCTGCGTTGCTCCACGCGGCCGGGTGCGCTGCCGTCGTCGTCAAGCTCGGGCCGAAGGGCGCAGCCGTGCACATCGGCGACAGGGTCATCACATCGCCCGGGTTCGTGATCGACGTGGTCGACACCGTCGGCGCCGGCGACGCGTTCGTCGCCGGGTACCTCAGCGCCCTGCTCGACGGAGCCGACACGGACGCCCTGCTGCGCCGCGCCAACGCCTGCGGCGCGATGGCCTGCCTGGTGCCGGGCGACTGGGAAGCCGCGCCCACCCTGCGCGAACTCGACCGGTTCCTCACAGGCGACGCCGACCCGGTGCGACGCTGA
- a CDS encoding MarR family winged helix-turn-helix transcriptional regulator, with protein MTDLGPSDALRDEELETWSALATLLEWLPAALDTQLQRDSGISHFDYGILFALSQAAERTLRMTELASYANSTLSRLSRAVARLEARGWAHRAPDPTDGRVTLATLTDEGAAAARAAAPGHAALVRRLVFDALTPTQAKQLRTVSRRITGAIRDEGTWVPPA; from the coding sequence ATGACCGACCTCGGACCATCTGACGCCCTCCGCGACGAGGAGCTCGAGACGTGGTCAGCTCTCGCCACCCTGCTCGAGTGGCTCCCGGCTGCGCTCGACACCCAGTTGCAGCGAGATTCCGGCATCAGTCATTTCGATTACGGCATCCTGTTCGCCCTCTCCCAGGCGGCCGAGCGCACGTTGCGGATGACGGAACTGGCGAGCTACGCCAACAGCACGCTGTCCCGCCTCTCCCGCGCGGTGGCACGACTCGAAGCCCGCGGCTGGGCGCACCGCGCGCCCGATCCCACTGACGGCCGCGTCACTCTCGCAACGCTCACCGACGAAGGAGCAGCTGCCGCGCGCGCCGCCGCACCAGGACATGCCGCACTCGTGCGGCGCCTCGTCTTCGATGCGCTCACGCCCACCCAGGCGAAGCAACTACGCACCGTGAGCCGACGCATCACCGGCGCCATCCGCGACGAAGGCACCTGGGTGCCGCCGGCGTGA
- a CDS encoding ADP-ribosylglycohydrolase family protein: MLTSDAQPQALPSTVNGDDAIPRDLARHELRHASDSGHDVTTHGERFRLLERSGASDADFLALTAELETLGNPNYSASEPSELDAIRALLPAPHTTPVSDDIARAGIHAAWTGRIVGNMLGKPIEDGTHWSYEKINAYLASVDAVPLVDYIPVSSSAALEWGFLPNWTESTRGRVDGSSRDDDIDYTILNLHILEQHGAAFAPADIAAAWLERLPYRQTFTAERAAYRNIVRGVPPTLAGGTENPYREWIGALIRADVFGMVCPGDPRRAAELAWKDAVVSHRGNGIYAEMWAASLVAGAFGIHDVSELIHESLRHIPPHSRLASEVRTVLNAFTDGETWETTLVALHTRHSEKNWVHSINNAGVITAALLWGDGDFSQSIELAVRGAFDTDSNAATVGAVAGVLAGPEGIDQRWTVPLHDLVRSAIFGYDRVSISDLAERTDIVRTRISGEGV, encoded by the coding sequence ATGCTGACTTCCGACGCCCAGCCGCAGGCGTTGCCCTCGACGGTCAACGGTGACGACGCGATCCCTCGTGATCTTGCTCGCCACGAGCTGCGGCACGCATCCGACAGCGGTCACGACGTGACGACTCACGGAGAGCGGTTCCGGCTCCTCGAGCGGAGCGGAGCATCCGACGCCGACTTCCTCGCCCTCACCGCGGAACTCGAGACCCTCGGGAACCCGAACTATTCGGCGAGCGAACCCTCCGAGCTCGACGCGATCCGCGCGCTGCTTCCCGCACCGCACACCACGCCGGTCAGCGACGACATCGCCAGAGCGGGAATCCACGCGGCCTGGACGGGGCGCATCGTGGGCAACATGCTCGGCAAGCCGATCGAGGACGGCACACACTGGAGCTACGAGAAGATCAACGCCTACCTGGCGTCCGTCGACGCCGTGCCTCTCGTCGACTACATCCCCGTGTCGAGCTCAGCTGCCCTCGAGTGGGGCTTCCTGCCCAACTGGACCGAGAGCACGCGCGGACGCGTGGACGGGTCGAGCAGAGACGACGACATCGACTACACGATCCTGAACCTGCACATTCTCGAGCAGCATGGCGCAGCATTCGCTCCCGCTGACATCGCTGCCGCCTGGCTCGAGCGACTCCCCTATCGCCAGACGTTCACGGCGGAGCGCGCGGCCTACCGGAACATCGTTCGCGGGGTGCCGCCGACGCTTGCCGGCGGCACCGAGAATCCGTACCGGGAGTGGATCGGTGCACTCATCCGCGCCGACGTCTTCGGCATGGTGTGCCCCGGAGATCCGCGGAGGGCGGCCGAGCTGGCCTGGAAAGATGCGGTCGTCTCCCACCGAGGAAACGGCATCTATGCGGAGATGTGGGCGGCCTCACTGGTTGCAGGGGCTTTCGGGATCCACGATGTCTCCGAACTCATCCACGAGTCATTGCGTCATATTCCCCCGCACAGCAGGCTCGCGAGCGAAGTTCGTACCGTGCTGAACGCCTTCACGGACGGGGAGACCTGGGAGACGACGCTCGTCGCGTTGCACACGAGACACAGCGAGAAGAACTGGGTGCACAGCATCAACAACGCCGGGGTGATCACCGCCGCGCTGCTGTGGGGCGATGGCGACTTCAGCCAGTCGATCGAACTGGCCGTTCGAGGGGCATTCGACACGGACTCCAACGCCGCGACCGTCGGAGCCGTCGCGGGTGTGCTCGCGGGGCCCGAGGGGATCGATCAGCGATGGACGGTTCCCCTGCATGACCTCGTCCGTTCCGCGATCTTCGGCTACGACCGTGTCTCGATATCGGATCTGGCCGAGAGAACCGACATCGTCCGCACACGCATCTCGGGAGAAGGTGTCTGA
- a CDS encoding LppA family lipoprotein has protein sequence MNGSEALIRIAAALLPRSRREVRREEWLADLAGAEELGIPRLQVALGALQAALSEGVSARRGTFTRRRVFAVGAILVGAVVVGAPAAAIAVMLVSDARGVVTVEATEDGQREVFWRDYPGMPGLDPDDVLSGPSLEEGEAAGRALLEEIETALTAEFGLEWAPPSTGNGDQVAFPAQNDYGGPSMLRTLNVQGRQSTRVPTTWAEKERALEIIASVAARRGFTELTLDHDAEYMTAAEVEQAFGAVTPEESVIVSGIIEGPTGQWLMFAMQDLSLDTDGRFTEQAEASAEYGSLPNTISVMYGANGLLPDADRAEFERRLKPYVGLARPEPLES, from the coding sequence ATGAACGGTTCCGAGGCGCTCATCCGCATCGCCGCGGCGCTTCTTCCGCGGTCGCGGCGGGAGGTGCGCCGCGAGGAGTGGCTCGCCGATCTCGCCGGAGCAGAAGAACTCGGCATCCCTCGTCTGCAGGTGGCGCTCGGCGCTCTGCAGGCCGCGCTGTCCGAGGGGGTGAGCGCGCGGCGCGGAACCTTCACGCGCCGTCGGGTCTTCGCGGTCGGCGCGATCCTCGTCGGTGCGGTCGTGGTGGGTGCCCCGGCGGCGGCCATCGCGGTGATGCTCGTCTCCGATGCACGCGGTGTGGTGACGGTCGAGGCCACGGAAGACGGACAGCGCGAGGTGTTCTGGCGGGACTACCCGGGGATGCCCGGCCTCGATCCCGACGACGTCCTCTCCGGCCCCAGCCTGGAAGAGGGAGAGGCCGCCGGACGGGCGTTGCTCGAAGAGATCGAGACGGCGCTGACCGCCGAGTTCGGTCTCGAGTGGGCACCGCCGTCCACGGGCAACGGAGACCAGGTCGCCTTCCCCGCGCAGAACGACTATGGCGGGCCGTCGATGCTCCGCACGCTCAATGTGCAGGGGCGCCAGTCCACCCGTGTGCCCACGACCTGGGCAGAGAAGGAGCGGGCGCTGGAGATCATCGCCAGTGTCGCGGCACGACGCGGCTTCACGGAGCTGACCCTCGATCACGACGCCGAGTACATGACGGCCGCCGAGGTGGAGCAGGCCTTCGGCGCGGTGACCCCGGAGGAGTCGGTGATCGTCTCGGGGATCATCGAAGGCCCCACGGGGCAGTGGCTGATGTTCGCGATGCAGGATCTGTCACTCGACACTGACGGGCGCTTCACGGAGCAGGCTGAAGCCTCGGCAGAGTACGGCTCGCTTCCGAACACCATCTCTGTCATGTACGGCGCGAATGGGCTGCTGCCGGATGCCGATCGGGCAGAGTTCGAGCGCCGGCTGAAGCCCTACGTCGGCCTCGCGCGTCCGGAGCCGTTGGAGAGCTGA
- a CDS encoding bifunctional 4-hydroxy-2-oxoglutarate aldolase/2-dehydro-3-deoxy-phosphogluconate aldolase, with the protein MTGEVARRALPTRTVESRLIVVARAQRAEDYDAVLDVLVDAGIRSVELTLTTPGTFAHFPRLRERFGDAVDLGIGTVTGTDDLARAIDAGAAYIVTPITSAAFVQQATDAGVPIVPGGLTPTELFASWSAGASAVKVFPAGQVGPGYLKDLRGPFPGIVAVPSGGVDLAGAEAWLAAGAVAVSVGGPLLGDAFSGGDLGALHDRAQAFVEVCTP; encoded by the coding sequence ATGACTGGTGAGGTCGCACGCCGCGCACTGCCCACGCGCACGGTCGAGTCGCGGCTCATCGTCGTCGCCCGCGCACAGCGTGCCGAGGACTACGACGCCGTGCTCGACGTGCTGGTGGACGCCGGCATCCGCAGTGTCGAATTGACGCTCACCACACCGGGCACATTCGCGCACTTCCCCCGGTTGCGCGAGCGCTTCGGTGACGCGGTGGACCTCGGCATCGGCACCGTGACGGGCACCGACGACCTCGCTCGCGCGATCGATGCGGGAGCGGCGTACATCGTCACCCCCATCACCTCGGCCGCGTTCGTGCAGCAGGCGACGGATGCCGGTGTGCCGATCGTTCCCGGCGGCCTCACCCCGACCGAGCTGTTCGCCTCGTGGTCGGCTGGCGCATCAGCCGTGAAGGTGTTCCCCGCCGGCCAGGTCGGCCCCGGGTATCTGAAGGACCTGCGCGGCCCGTTCCCCGGCATCGTCGCGGTGCCTTCGGGTGGCGTCGACCTGGCGGGAGCCGAAGCCTGGCTGGCGGCGGGTGCGGTCGCGGTGAGCGTCGGCGGCCCGCTGCTCGGCGATGCGTTCAGCGGTGGCGATCTCGGCGCACTGCACGATCGGGCGCAGGCCTTCGTCGAGGTCTGCACACCATGA